Genomic window (Chryseobacterium bernardetii):
TGAAATTGCTTTTTGTAATGAATTTTTGAGAAATGTTACAGATGAGAAACTGGCATCAAATGGTATTACTGGTGATAATCTTAATGAGGCAAAGCTGATGAAAGCGGAAGCTCGGTTTTTAAGAGCACAGTCCTATTTTTATGCTATTGATATGTTTGGAAATGTCCCTTTTGTTGATGAATCTTATATGCCGGGATCAAAAAATCCACCCCAAAGAATAGAAAGAAAAGCATTATTTAATTTTATTGAGTCTGAATTATTAGCTGTTGCTGGAGAGTTAAAAGATCCGAGAACCAATGAATATGGTAGAGCGGATAAAGCTGCAGCTTGGTCATTACTGGCCAAATTGTACTTGAATGCTGAAGTATATACAGGCACTCAAAGAAATACAGATTGTATTACTTATTGCAATAAAGTAATTGCAGCAGGTTACTCTTTAAAACCAAAATATGAGGAATTATTCCTAGCAGATAATAATATAAATAATCCTGAACAGATCTTAAGCGTAAACTTTGATGGACTTCGTACACAAACAAATGGTGGAACAACTTTTTTGGTACATGCAGCAGTAGGTGGAACAATGCCTTCTTCTGATTTTGGGATTAATGTAGGATGGGGAGGTATAAGAACCACCAAATCTTTTGTTGGATTATTTCCAACAAACGGAAGTGATAAAAGAGGTAGGTTCTATACATCAGGCCAGAATCTGGAGATTAATGATTTAGGATCTTTTAGTGATGGTTATGCATTTATAAAATATAAGAATATAAAAAGCAATGGATCTCCAGGTGCACATACAAATTGGGTTGAAGCTGATATCCCATTGTATCGCTTAGCAGATATTTACCTTATGTATGCTGAAGCAGTACTCAGAGGTGGTTCTGGTGGAAATCAGGCTACTGCTATTGAGTACATAAACAAATTAAGAGAGCGAGCTTATGGTGATTCAAGTGGAAATGTATCTTCAATAAATCTTAATTTTATTTTGGATGAAAGATCTAGAGAATTATCCTGGGAATCAACAAGAAGAAGTGATCTTATCCGTTTCAATAAATTTACAACAGGAGATTATTTGTGGCCATGGAAAGGAAATGTTAAAGACGGAAAAGCGGTAGAAAGCTATAGAAATCTTTTCCCAATCCCAGCAAAAGATATTATCGCAAATCCTAACCTGAAGCAAAATCCTGGGTACTAATTTAAAATATTGCTTAAACATGAAAAATATATTTAAAATATTAGCAATAGCTTTTATAGGAATGGCACTTATTTCTTGTGAAAAAGATGAAGATCAGGCTATTCTTAATGAAACTTCACAAAGTAGCATTTCTGCGGATAAAACAACCATTGTTCTTGATAAGAGTAATGTAGACGCTACCGCTGTAAATTTTAAGTGGGCAAAATCAGCTTTTAGTATTTCTGTGGTATCTACTCAGCAGATTGAGTTCGGAATAAAAGGAAAAGGGTTTAAAGACAGTAAGTTAATCGATGTT
Coding sequences:
- a CDS encoding RagB/SusD family nutrient uptake outer membrane protein, whose translation is MKLNKIKIKNIVLPLSAVFLLTATSCVKDLEREPITDVTSASVYKDFSNYKNILAKLYGGYAMGGQVGGDGDQPNSDINGINGGFSQYTRLLYNLNVVTTDEAVIGWNDGNLHTLHKMTWDSSNEFIAAMYYRIYTEIAFCNEFLRNVTDEKLASNGITGDNLNEAKLMKAEARFLRAQSYFYAIDMFGNVPFVDESYMPGSKNPPQRIERKALFNFIESELLAVAGELKDPRTNEYGRADKAAAWSLLAKLYLNAEVYTGTQRNTDCITYCNKVIAAGYSLKPKYEELFLADNNINNPEQILSVNFDGLRTQTNGGTTFLVHAAVGGTMPSSDFGINVGWGGIRTTKSFVGLFPTNGSDKRGRFYTSGQNLEINDLGSFSDGYAFIKYKNIKSNGSPGAHTNWVEADIPLYRLADIYLMYAEAVLRGGSGGNQATAIEYINKLRERAYGDSSGNVSSINLNFILDERSRELSWESTRRSDLIRFNKFTTGDYLWPWKGNVKDGKAVESYRNLFPIPAKDIIANPNLKQNPGY